The sequence below is a genomic window from Pseudodesulfovibrio senegalensis.
TTTTCTGCTGCTGGTTTTGCTGATCGGCCTTTCGGTACAGGCTGCGCCTCTGCAACAGCTGCGGCAGCTTGGTCCGGCCGCCCTGTATGTTACCCCCGAAGGCACATACCATGTTGTGAACCTGTATGGCGACTGGCAGGCCATGGGCGAACAGTACGGCTCGCTGGCTGGCCCGTTGCTGCGTGAATTTCATGAACGCATCTGCGCGGACCTCTCCAAACGGGGCGTTGACGCTTCCGCCCGGCAGGCTTTTGCCAAGGCCGTGTTCGACCAGTACGGCCCGGAAGTGCGGGCCCTGATTCTCGGTATGGGTAAAGGCTCCGGGCTGGGCCGGGAAAAGGCCATGGAACTCAATGCGGGCATGATGCTGCTCACGGGCGCGGTGCTCGGCGGCGAACCGCCTTCCGCGTGCAGCGGACTGGCCGCATGGGGCCAGCGGACCACGGACGGCCATGTTGTTTTCGGCCGCAACTGGGACATTCTGCGCGAGCCCATGCGCCGATACATGAAATATCTCGGCGTGGCCGTGTTTCACCCGAAGGACGGCGTGCCCTTTGCCAACGTGCATCCGCTGGGCAACATGTATCTGGAAAGCGGCCTGAATCGAAACGGCGTGTTTCTGGAGCTGAACAACGGCGAGCACTCCGACCCCACGGAATACGAGGACCGCGAGGACACCAGCTCCGTGCTGGTGCGCGTGCTCAGCCGGGCAAAATCGCTGGACGACGCGGTCCGGCGTTTGTGCGCGGTCCCGGCCGATCTTGCCTACATCATTCAGGTGGCGGACGCGGACCGCGCTGTTTCCGTGGAGCGGGCCACGTTCGGCTGCCGGGTGCGGGAGGGGGCGTCCCCCGGCATGCTGGCCGCGTACAACAGTTTCGTGCCGCCCTATCCCGAGCCGTGGCAGGGGCGCATCAACCCGCCGCCGCCCCAAACGCAAGACCCGAGGCTGCGCAACATCCGGACTATGCTCGCGAACCCGGAAATCAAGGGGCGCATCAACGCCGAAACCATGCGCGAACTCATGGAGGTGGACGTGGCCGACGGCGGGGCCATGTTCGGGGGTACTGTGCTGCAAATCGTGGCACGGCCGTCGGAGCGCATCCTGTGGATACGGGGCGTGGACTATTCGGACTGGGAAACCGTGGAGCTTGCGCCGCTGCTGGGCGGTATTCCGGCCGTGAAGTGATTGAATCCTGCACGAAAAAGGCTGCACGAACGTGTTCGTGCAGCCTGAGAACGTTTGCGCCGTTTCCCTAGGTCAGCAGTCCCACCACCGCGCCGGTCATGAGCGTGGCCAGCGTGCCGGAGACCAGCGACTTCATGCCCATGCCCACGATCTCCCTGCGCCGTTCCGGTATCATCACGTTCAGCCCGCCGATCATGATGCCGAGGCTGCCGAGGTTGGCGAACCCGCACATGGCGTAGGTCATGATCAGCATGCTGCGTTGGCTCAGCGCGCCTTCGGGCAGGTTGGCCATGTTCAGGTAGGCGATGAATTCGTTGAGCACGGTCTTTGTGCCCATGAGGGTTCCCGCGGTCATGCACTCGTTCCATGGGATTCCGGTCAGCCAGACCACCGGGGCCATGACCCAGCCCAATATTCCCTGCAGGGTGAGGGGCTTGCCGCCCACGTCCGGCAGCAGGGAGAGGATTTCGTTTGCCAGTGCCACCAGTGCCACCAGCACGATGAGCATGGCCATGACGTTCAGGAAAACGCTCAGCCCGTCCATGGTCCCGCGGGTCACGGCGTCCATGGAGCTGGACGCGGTCTGGGGCGGTTTGGCCGCGCCGCGCGTAACGTCCGCGCTTTCGGGCACCATGACCTTGGCCACCACGATGGCGGCCGGGGCCGAGATGATGGAGGCGGTCAGGATATGGCCCACCGCGCCGGGCACCACCTTTTCGATGAACATGGCATAGAGCACCAGCACGGTTCCCGCAATGGTGGCCATGCCGCTGGTCATGAGCGCGAACAGTTCGCTGCGGGTCATGCGGCTGAGGTAGGGTTTGATGGTCAGGGGCGCTTCCACCATGCCCACGAACACGTTGGCGGCCACGCCGAGGCCCAACGCCCCGCCGATGCGCATGGTCTTTTGCAGGAACAGGGAAAAGACGCCCACCACCACCGGGATCACGCGCCAGTAGAACAGCAGGGACGAGAGCGCGCTGATGACAAGGATCAGCGGCAGGGCCTTGAAGGCCAACACAAAGGATGCGCCCGGACTTGTTTCCGCAAACGGCAGCTTGCCCCCGCCCAGATAACCGAAAACGAATGCGGTTCCCGCGTCCGTGGCGTGGGATATGGCCTGCACCCCACGGTTCAGCAATCCGAAAAAGTCTTCCACGCCCGGAACATGCAGCATGAGCAGGGCCACCCCGATTTGCAGGGCCAGTCCCGCGGCCACGGTTCCCAGTGGAATCCGCCGCCTGTTTTCACTTATGAGCCAGGCAAGGAATACGAAGGCCAGCAATCCGAATCCGCTTTGTGCCATGTGTCCGCCTCCCCTCAGGTTTGACGTGTGGTTCAGAAGTCCCGTTGGTATGCATACGGCCATCGGGGAATACAGGCAACCTGGTGAGAATGGATTCAGTGCCTGTGTGCGGGAAATTTCGGCAGCAGGGCCAGTGACAGCATGCAGATGCCTCCCTGAAGGATGAACCCCAGCGAAAAGAGCCCTGCCTGTCCGAGCAGGCCCAGAACCCACGGAATGAGCCCGACACCGAGAAAGGCGTTGATGGGGCCGATGAACGAGACCACCACGGCGCGTTCCTCGGGATTGAACATGTGGGAAACCACGGTGAACGCCGGGGTGAAGAACAGCACGGAAAACATGGGCTGGAGCATCACTGCCGCAATCAGCAGCGTTCCCGTGCCGATGCCGATGAGCATGGTGCTGGCACCGCAGAGCGTGAAATACAAAAACAGCGCGGGCTTTGCGCCCCATCGGTCCGTGAACCAGCCGGAAACAAAGGGCAGGACAACCGCGCCGATGCGTGAAATGGACAGGAGCTGGTTGGCGGCCTCGCGGGTGAATCCGTGTTCGTCCACCAGAAACAGGGGCAGCATGGAATATGGTCCCAGCGAAATGCCTACGGCCGTGCTGAAACAGAAGACCAACAGCCAGAGCACCGGACGGCGCAAAAGGTCTGAGGCCATTTTCGAAAGCGGGGAAACGCCGGGGAAGGCCCCGCCCCTGCCGAAACGCAGGAACAGTATGCCCGTCAGGATTTGGGCCGTGCCCAGCAGCAGCATGGCCGAGTTCCAGCCCGAAAAGAGCAGCACGGCCTCGGCCAGCAGCGGGGCGGCCACGAAGGCGGTGTTGGGCGCGCCTTCATGCGTGGCTATGGTCTTGCCCCAGTCTTCGGGGCGCACCAGCGAGGTCACCGTGGCAATGCCCGAAGGCAGATACGTGCCCACGCTCACGCCCAACAGCAGCATGCCGCACAAAAGCGACCAGTAGGACCATGCCTGCGAAAGGCAGAGCGAGACGATGCCCGTGCAGATGGCGGACAGGCCCACGGTACGGTTGTGGTTGATCTCGCGGGAGATGAAGCCGTTGAGCAGCAGGCCCGTGCCATTGCCTATCCCGAGGGCGAGAAAAAGACTTCCGGCAGCGGCGTGGTCGAAGCCCAGCTGTGTTTCCAGCACGGGCATGAGCGGAGCCAGCACGATGCGCGTGGTAAAATTCAGGAAAAAAATGAGTACCACGAACAGAACGGCCGGAAGCGCCGCACCGTATGGCTGGGTGGAAGAGCGTTGGCTGGACATGATGTAAACGCATATCTAGCCCCGCCTTTGTACCAAGGCAACCAAAATCACGACGTTATATCCGGCATCGGAAACTTGACCCTCAATAGCTAAGTCGGTAGAAAACTGTATTCACAAGGCATCTCTCGATTCGGGGTTGACATCATGATGCGGGATGCCTTGCCGCCCAACGCGCAACAACATCGGCGGGTCCGATCAATCGGCCAGCCGTGGGGAAAAGGAGACAAACATGGACGTTGAATTGGCAAAACCTTTTATCAAGGCGGCTGTCGACGTGCTGTCCACCATGGCTTTCATCCAGCCCAAGGTCGGCAAGCCGTTCGTGAAAAAGAACAACATGGCCCACGGCGATGTGACCGGTCTTGTCGGCCTGACCGGCGAAAAGAACGGCAGCGTGTCCATGTCTTTTTCCAAGGCGTGTGCCGT
It includes:
- a CDS encoding C45 family autoproteolytic acyltransferase/hydolase, whose translation is MTRCVSFFLLLVLLIGLSVQAAPLQQLRQLGPAALYVTPEGTYHVVNLYGDWQAMGEQYGSLAGPLLREFHERICADLSKRGVDASARQAFAKAVFDQYGPEVRALILGMGKGSGLGREKAMELNAGMMLLTGAVLGGEPPSACSGLAAWGQRTTDGHVVFGRNWDILREPMRRYMKYLGVAVFHPKDGVPFANVHPLGNMYLESGLNRNGVFLELNNGEHSDPTEYEDREDTSSVLVRVLSRAKSLDDAVRRLCAVPADLAYIIQVADADRAVSVERATFGCRVREGASPGMLAAYNSFVPPYPEPWQGRINPPPPQTQDPRLRNIRTMLANPEIKGRINAETMRELMEVDVADGGAMFGGTVLQIVARPSERILWIRGVDYSDWETVELAPLLGGIPAVK
- a CDS encoding NupC/NupG family nucleoside CNT transporter, whose protein sequence is MAQSGFGLLAFVFLAWLISENRRRIPLGTVAAGLALQIGVALLMLHVPGVEDFFGLLNRGVQAISHATDAGTAFVFGYLGGGKLPFAETSPGASFVLAFKALPLILVISALSSLLFYWRVIPVVVGVFSLFLQKTMRIGGALGLGVAANVFVGMVEAPLTIKPYLSRMTRSELFALMTSGMATIAGTVLVLYAMFIEKVVPGAVGHILTASIISAPAAIVVAKVMVPESADVTRGAAKPPQTASSSMDAVTRGTMDGLSVFLNVMAMLIVLVALVALANEILSLLPDVGGKPLTLQGILGWVMAPVVWLTGIPWNECMTAGTLMGTKTVLNEFIAYLNMANLPEGALSQRSMLIMTYAMCGFANLGSLGIMIGGLNVMIPERRREIVGMGMKSLVSGTLATLMTGAVVGLLT
- a CDS encoding MFS transporter, encoding MSSQRSSTQPYGAALPAVLFVVLIFFLNFTTRIVLAPLMPVLETQLGFDHAAAGSLFLALGIGNGTGLLLNGFISREINHNRTVGLSAICTGIVSLCLSQAWSYWSLLCGMLLLGVSVGTYLPSGIATVTSLVRPEDWGKTIATHEGAPNTAFVAAPLLAEAVLLFSGWNSAMLLLGTAQILTGILFLRFGRGGAFPGVSPLSKMASDLLRRPVLWLLVFCFSTAVGISLGPYSMLPLFLVDEHGFTREAANQLLSISRIGAVVLPFVSGWFTDRWGAKPALFLYFTLCGASTMLIGIGTGTLLIAAVMLQPMFSVLFFTPAFTVVSHMFNPEERAVVVSFIGPINAFLGVGLIPWVLGLLGQAGLFSLGFILQGGICMLSLALLPKFPAHRH